From a single Falco peregrinus isolate bFalPer1 chromosome 10, bFalPer1.pri, whole genome shotgun sequence genomic region:
- the NDC1 gene encoding nucleoporin NDC1 isoform X1: MEAGAGRQRALLRQVLGWRVAAAVAWSVLLLPVCTAAFIVLSGLDPFHPVCWISNSFNDLYTSYVIFCILLMSVVVLVISIFNVEFYAVVPSIPCSRLALIGKIIHPQQVIHSVVHAIMGMVVAWCAAVMTKGKFQFLAVPCMPSESLDDAVPEMCLNEYHLFFLLSGAFMGYSYSLFYLINNMNYLPFPIIQQYKYLRFRRSLPLLVKHSCVQSLYFVRNFSVAYYFFGYIPKMWISTTMDLHIDSKLHPLDTLTGLLDLSLFYHGWLCGVFLLITWYTAWLLFKIYATETHHFPVQPTFAEETDQCLPKILNSNPPLIIKFLALQDLTLLSQYSPVRRQEVFSLSQPGGHPHNWTAISRECLSLLSDLTQRLITQQEAAAANGRAKQPAGEMKVSPQTPGAVGTEDMSFQSERSNIVPRASMSSLAKSSLMPLKTSPGSNVGSPFSSPALNCKTGILDVNSPWHGSVQSPNVMRRGPKLWTSVSDLQMNGSHQESFPVLSAARVGSEAVQPRFIYTWLQNKQEQIKTFLSKRVLIMYFFSKHPETSIQAVFSDAQMHIWALEGLSHLVAASFTEDQFGVVQTTLPAILNTLLTLQEVVDRHFKLPHVSSKPPRISGSLVDTSYKTLRFALRASLKTALYRITAVFGEHLNAVQVSTEHKKRLQQFLEYKE, from the exons ATggaggcgggggcgggccggcAGCGAGCGCTGCTCCGCCAG gtgctgggctggagggtggcGGCCGCCGTCGCCTGGtccgtgctgctgctgcccgtCTGCACCGCGGCCTTCATCGTCCTCAGTGGCCTGGACCCCTTCCACCCGGTGTGCTGGATCTCCA atTCTTTCAATGATTTATATACTTCGTATGTCATCTTTTGTATCCTCCTTATGTCTGTGGTGGTACTAGTCATAAGCATCTTCAACGTTGAATTTTATGCAG TTGTGCCATCAATACCATGCTCTCGATTAGCACTGATAGGAAAAATTATTCACCCTCAGCAAGTTATCCATTCGGTTGTTCATGCCATAATGGGAATGGTGGTTGCTTGGTGTGCTGCAGTTATGACAAAAGGGAAGTTCCAGTTCCTTGCTGTGCCCTGCATGCCTTCAGAAAG CTTAGATGATGCTGTTCCTGAGATGTGCCTAAATGAgtatcaccttttttttctactttctggAGCTTTCATGGGATACAGTTACAGTCTTTTTTATCTTATTAACAATATGAATTATTTGCCATTTCCAATCATACAG caaTACAAGTATTTACGTTTCAGAAGATCTTTGCCTCTCCTTGTTAAACACAGTTGTGTGCAATCGCTATATTTTGTTAGAAACTTCTCTGTCGCATATTACTTTTTTG GTTACATCCCAAAGATGTGGATAAGTACAACAATGGATCTTCATATAGACAG CAAACTGCATCCTCTTGACACTCTGACTGGCTTATTGGATCTCTCCTTGTTTTACCATGGCTGGCTATGTGGTGTATTTCTTCTGATTACCTGGTACACTGCATGGTTACTCTTCAAAATCTACGCTACAGAG aCGCATCATTTTCCTGTCCAGCCAACTTTTGCTGAGGAGACAGACCAGTGCCTGCCTAAAATCTTAAATAGCAATCCTCCCCTCATTATAAAG tttttagCCTTACAAGACTTGACGTTACTTTCCCAGTATTCTCCTGTTCGACGACAGGAAGTCTTTAGCCTTAGTCAGCCAG GTGGACACCCGCACAACTGGACAGCAATATCAAGGGAGTGTTTGAGTCTTCTGAGTGATCTGACCCAGAGGCTGATCACACagcaggaagctgcagcagcaaatggGAGAGCAAAGCAGCCAGCAGGAGAGATGAAAGTATCTCCACAGACTCCAG GAGCTGTTGGTACAGAAGACATGTCTTTCCAGTCAGAGAGGTCTAATATTGTGCCCAGAGCCTCCATGTCTTCGCTGGCTAAATCGTCCCTAATGCCTTTAAAGACATCACCTGGGTCTAATGTTGGCTCGCCTTTCAGCTCACCTGCTTTAAATTGCAAGACAGGAATTCTGGATGTAAACTCCCCTTGGCACGGATCAGTTCAAAGTCCTAATGTTATGAGAAGGGGACCAAAGCTGTGGACATCAGTTTCAG ATCTGCAGATGAACGGCTCCCACCAAGAATCCTTCCCAGTGCTCTCTGCTGCAAGAGTTGGCAGTGAGGCAGTACAGCCAAGATTTATTTACACATGGCTTCAGAACAAGCAAGAACAG ataaaaaCCTTCTTGTCAAAACGAGTGCTGATAATGTATTTCTTCAGCAAG CACCCAGAAACCTCCATCCAAGCTGTCTTCTCTGATGCCCAAATGCACATCTGGGCTTTGGAAG gtttgtCTCATTTGGTAGCAGCCTCTTTTACTGAAGACCAATTTGGAGTTGTCCAAACTACACTGCCAGCTATTCTGAATACTTTACTGACTCTTCAGGAg GTTGTAGACAGACATTTCAAACTGCCTCATGTTTCTAGCAAGCCCCCCAGGATTTCAGGAAGTCTGGTGGACACATCCTACAAAACACTACGATTTGCACTTAGGGCATCTCTGAAAACGGCACTATACCGGATAACTGCTGTCTTTGGAGAACACTTAAA tGCAGTGCAAGTGTCTACAGAACATAAGAAAAGACTTCAGCAATTCTTGGAATACAAAGAATAA
- the NDC1 gene encoding nucleoporin NDC1 isoform X2, giving the protein MSVVVLVISIFNVEFYAVVPSIPCSRLALIGKIIHPQQVIHSVVHAIMGMVVAWCAAVMTKGKFQFLAVPCMPSESLDDAVPEMCLNEYHLFFLLSGAFMGYSYSLFYLINNMNYLPFPIIQQYKYLRFRRSLPLLVKHSCVQSLYFVRNFSVAYYFFGYIPKMWISTTMDLHIDSKLHPLDTLTGLLDLSLFYHGWLCGVFLLITWYTAWLLFKIYATETHHFPVQPTFAEETDQCLPKILNSNPPLIIKFLALQDLTLLSQYSPVRRQEVFSLSQPGGHPHNWTAISRECLSLLSDLTQRLITQQEAAAANGRAKQPAGEMKVSPQTPGAVGTEDMSFQSERSNIVPRASMSSLAKSSLMPLKTSPGSNVGSPFSSPALNCKTGILDVNSPWHGSVQSPNVMRRGPKLWTSVSDLQMNGSHQESFPVLSAARVGSEAVQPRFIYTWLQNKQEQIKTFLSKRVLIMYFFSKHPETSIQAVFSDAQMHIWALEGLSHLVAASFTEDQFGVVQTTLPAILNTLLTLQEVVDRHFKLPHVSSKPPRISGSLVDTSYKTLRFALRASLKTALYRITAVFGEHLNAVQVSTEHKKRLQQFLEYKE; this is encoded by the exons ATGTCTGTGGTGGTACTAGTCATAAGCATCTTCAACGTTGAATTTTATGCAG TTGTGCCATCAATACCATGCTCTCGATTAGCACTGATAGGAAAAATTATTCACCCTCAGCAAGTTATCCATTCGGTTGTTCATGCCATAATGGGAATGGTGGTTGCTTGGTGTGCTGCAGTTATGACAAAAGGGAAGTTCCAGTTCCTTGCTGTGCCCTGCATGCCTTCAGAAAG CTTAGATGATGCTGTTCCTGAGATGTGCCTAAATGAgtatcaccttttttttctactttctggAGCTTTCATGGGATACAGTTACAGTCTTTTTTATCTTATTAACAATATGAATTATTTGCCATTTCCAATCATACAG caaTACAAGTATTTACGTTTCAGAAGATCTTTGCCTCTCCTTGTTAAACACAGTTGTGTGCAATCGCTATATTTTGTTAGAAACTTCTCTGTCGCATATTACTTTTTTG GTTACATCCCAAAGATGTGGATAAGTACAACAATGGATCTTCATATAGACAG CAAACTGCATCCTCTTGACACTCTGACTGGCTTATTGGATCTCTCCTTGTTTTACCATGGCTGGCTATGTGGTGTATTTCTTCTGATTACCTGGTACACTGCATGGTTACTCTTCAAAATCTACGCTACAGAG aCGCATCATTTTCCTGTCCAGCCAACTTTTGCTGAGGAGACAGACCAGTGCCTGCCTAAAATCTTAAATAGCAATCCTCCCCTCATTATAAAG tttttagCCTTACAAGACTTGACGTTACTTTCCCAGTATTCTCCTGTTCGACGACAGGAAGTCTTTAGCCTTAGTCAGCCAG GTGGACACCCGCACAACTGGACAGCAATATCAAGGGAGTGTTTGAGTCTTCTGAGTGATCTGACCCAGAGGCTGATCACACagcaggaagctgcagcagcaaatggGAGAGCAAAGCAGCCAGCAGGAGAGATGAAAGTATCTCCACAGACTCCAG GAGCTGTTGGTACAGAAGACATGTCTTTCCAGTCAGAGAGGTCTAATATTGTGCCCAGAGCCTCCATGTCTTCGCTGGCTAAATCGTCCCTAATGCCTTTAAAGACATCACCTGGGTCTAATGTTGGCTCGCCTTTCAGCTCACCTGCTTTAAATTGCAAGACAGGAATTCTGGATGTAAACTCCCCTTGGCACGGATCAGTTCAAAGTCCTAATGTTATGAGAAGGGGACCAAAGCTGTGGACATCAGTTTCAG ATCTGCAGATGAACGGCTCCCACCAAGAATCCTTCCCAGTGCTCTCTGCTGCAAGAGTTGGCAGTGAGGCAGTACAGCCAAGATTTATTTACACATGGCTTCAGAACAAGCAAGAACAG ataaaaaCCTTCTTGTCAAAACGAGTGCTGATAATGTATTTCTTCAGCAAG CACCCAGAAACCTCCATCCAAGCTGTCTTCTCTGATGCCCAAATGCACATCTGGGCTTTGGAAG gtttgtCTCATTTGGTAGCAGCCTCTTTTACTGAAGACCAATTTGGAGTTGTCCAAACTACACTGCCAGCTATTCTGAATACTTTACTGACTCTTCAGGAg GTTGTAGACAGACATTTCAAACTGCCTCATGTTTCTAGCAAGCCCCCCAGGATTTCAGGAAGTCTGGTGGACACATCCTACAAAACACTACGATTTGCACTTAGGGCATCTCTGAAAACGGCACTATACCGGATAACTGCTGTCTTTGGAGAACACTTAAA tGCAGTGCAAGTGTCTACAGAACATAAGAAAAGACTTCAGCAATTCTTGGAATACAAAGAATAA